One Phaseolus vulgaris cultivar G19833 chromosome 2, P. vulgaris v2.0, whole genome shotgun sequence DNA window includes the following coding sequences:
- the LOC137811473 gene encoding protein SEH1 → MAKELLTLDNATTCTSWNLSGTRLAAASADGTLSIFDSRDPSSSSSLRSTFKSRVLEGNIVKIVWIPPEYGDAVACISADGIVSLWEEVAEDSQSLQWKMCKSFGNSSSKVLDVQFGISLTSLKMVAAYSDGNVRVFELLNPLELRNWQLQAEFQNAIESVSAFGKASCLSASISWNLQKGESQESSFLIGFNSNTSELNSSKVWEFDQAHQRWLPVAELAMPEDKGDQVYAVAWAPNIGRPYEIIAVATHKGLAIWHLGLNPDHNGRLPVERVALLSGHEGMVWQMEWDMGGMTLATTGQDGMVRLWQSNLNGVWHQQAAFEPTS, encoded by the exons ATGGCGAAGGAACTGTTGACTCTTGATAATGCCACAACCTGCACATCTTGGAACCTTTCCGGTACCAGGCTTGCTGCTGCTTCCGCTGATGGCACTCTTTCAATCTTCGATTCCCGCGAtccatcttcttcttcctccctcCGCTCTACTTTCAAATCTAGG GTTCTCGAAGGAAACATCGTGAAGATTGTTTGGATTCCGCCAGAGTACGGTGATGCAGTTGCGTGTATTTCTGCCGATGGAATTGTGTCACTGTGGGAGGAGGTTGCAGAAG ATTCCCAGTCTCTTCAGTGGAAAATGTGCAAAAGCTTTGGAAACAGTTCAAGCAAAGTCCTTGATGTTCAATTTGGAATCTCTTTGACTAGTTTGAAAATG GTTGCAGCATATTCAGATGGCAATGTAAGAGTTTTTGAGCTCCTGAACCCCTTAGAACTGAGAAACTGGCAGCTTCAG GCTGAATTTCAAAATGCTATTGAGTCAGTTTCTGCATTTGGAAAGGCTTCGTGCCTCTCTGCTTCCATATCTTGGAATCTGCAAAAGGGTGAAAGCCAGGAATCAAGCTTCCTTATAGGTTTTAATTCAAATACATCAGAGCTTAATTCTTCCAAG GTATGGGAATTTGATCAGGCTCATCAAAGATGGCTTCCGGTAGCAGAATTGGCAATGCCTGAAGACAAGGGTGATCAGGTTTATGCTGTTGCATGGGCACCAAATATTGGCAG ACCGTATGAGATCATAGCGGTTGCAACTCACAAGGGACTTGCAATATGGCATCTTGGATTGAATCCTGATCATAATGGAAGACTCCCAGTAGAGAGAGTTGCACTACTCTCAGGTCACGAGGGCATG GTGTGGCAAATGGAGTGGGATATGGGTGGAATGACTTTGGCTACTACAGGTCAAGATGGAATGGTCCGATTATGGCAGTCTAATCTCAATGGCGTTTGGCATCAGCAAGCTGCATTTGAACCCACTTCGTAG
- the LOC137811472 gene encoding mitochondrial adenine nucleotide transporter ADNT1-like isoform X2, whose translation MASEAKPAGEAAKPRTHEFLSICKSLVAGGVAGGVSRSAVAPLERLKILLQVQNSQNIKYNGTSQGLKYIWKTEGFRGLFKGNGTNCARIVPNSAVKFFSYEQALKGILWFYQQQPGNEAQLTPILRLGAGACAGIIAMSATYPMDMVRGRLTVQTEASPRQYRGIYHALSTVFREEGPRALYKGWLPSVIGVIPYVGLNFALYESLKDWLIRSKPFGMGQDSELSVTTRLACGAAAGTVGQTVAYPLDVIRRRMQMVGWKDAAPVVAGEGKSIMEYSGMVDAFRKTVHHEGFGALYKGLVPNSVKVVPSIAIAFVSYEMVKDILGVEVRISH comes from the exons ATGGCCTCCGAAGCAAAGCCTGCCGGTGAGGCTGCCAAACCTCGTACTCACGAGTTTCTCAGCATCTGCAAGTCTCTCGTCGCCGGTGGAGTTGCCGGAGGAGT GTCACGAAGTGCTGTGGCTCCACTGGAGAGGTTGAAGATTCTGCTGCAG GTTCAAAATagtcaaaatataaaatacaacgGAACAAGTCAAGGCTTAAAATATATATGGAAAACTGAGGGTTTTAGAGGATTGTTTAAAGGAAACGGAACTAACTGTGCACGTATTGTCCCCAATTCAGCAGTGAAGTTCTTCAGCTATGAGCAAGCTTTGAA GGGTATTTTATGGTTCTACCAGCAGCAACCGGGAAATG AAGCTCAGCTCACTCCCATTTTGCGTCTTGGAGCTGGAGCTTGTGCGGGAATCATTGCCATGTCTGCCACTTATCCAATGGACATGGTGCGAGGAAGGCTAACCGTCCAG ACAGAAGCATCTCCACGTCAATACAGGGGAATTTACCATGCTCTTTCAACAGTCTTCAGGGAAGAAGGTCCTCGAGCTTTGTATAAAGGCTGGCTACCTTCAGTTATAGGAGTT ATACCATATGTGGGTCTTAATTTTGCCCTATATGAGTCTCTCAAAGACTGGTTGATTCGATCTAAACCATTTGGAATGGGTCAAGACTCTGAGCTAAGTGTAACAACAAGGCTTGCATGTGGGGCTGCTGCTGGTACTGTTGGCCAAACTGTGGCTTACCCTCTTGATGTGATTCGCCGAAGAATGCAAATGGTGGGATGGAAAGATGCTGCACCAGTTGTCGCTGGTGAGGGGAAGAGCATAATGGAGTATAGTGGCATGGTTGATGCATTCAGGAAAACTGTGCATCACGAGGGATTTGGAGCATTATACAAGGGCTTAGTTCCCAATTCGGTGAAG GTGGTCCCTTCCATAGCTATTGCTTTTGTGTCATACGAGATGGTCAAGGACATTCTTGGAGTAGAAGTGAGAATCTCACATTGA
- the LOC137811472 gene encoding mitochondrial adenine nucleotide transporter ADNT1-like isoform X1, whose amino-acid sequence MASEAKPAGEAAKPRTHEFLSICKSLVAGGVAGGVSRSAVAPLERLKILLQVQNSQNIKYNGTSQGLKYIWKTEGFRGLFKGNGTNCARIVPNSAVKFFSYEQALKGILWFYQQQPGNEEAQLTPILRLGAGACAGIIAMSATYPMDMVRGRLTVQTEASPRQYRGIYHALSTVFREEGPRALYKGWLPSVIGVIPYVGLNFALYESLKDWLIRSKPFGMGQDSELSVTTRLACGAAAGTVGQTVAYPLDVIRRRMQMVGWKDAAPVVAGEGKSIMEYSGMVDAFRKTVHHEGFGALYKGLVPNSVKVVPSIAIAFVSYEMVKDILGVEVRISH is encoded by the exons ATGGCCTCCGAAGCAAAGCCTGCCGGTGAGGCTGCCAAACCTCGTACTCACGAGTTTCTCAGCATCTGCAAGTCTCTCGTCGCCGGTGGAGTTGCCGGAGGAGT GTCACGAAGTGCTGTGGCTCCACTGGAGAGGTTGAAGATTCTGCTGCAG GTTCAAAATagtcaaaatataaaatacaacgGAACAAGTCAAGGCTTAAAATATATATGGAAAACTGAGGGTTTTAGAGGATTGTTTAAAGGAAACGGAACTAACTGTGCACGTATTGTCCCCAATTCAGCAGTGAAGTTCTTCAGCTATGAGCAAGCTTTGAA GGGTATTTTATGGTTCTACCAGCAGCAACCGGGAAATG AAGAAGCTCAGCTCACTCCCATTTTGCGTCTTGGAGCTGGAGCTTGTGCGGGAATCATTGCCATGTCTGCCACTTATCCAATGGACATGGTGCGAGGAAGGCTAACCGTCCAG ACAGAAGCATCTCCACGTCAATACAGGGGAATTTACCATGCTCTTTCAACAGTCTTCAGGGAAGAAGGTCCTCGAGCTTTGTATAAAGGCTGGCTACCTTCAGTTATAGGAGTT ATACCATATGTGGGTCTTAATTTTGCCCTATATGAGTCTCTCAAAGACTGGTTGATTCGATCTAAACCATTTGGAATGGGTCAAGACTCTGAGCTAAGTGTAACAACAAGGCTTGCATGTGGGGCTGCTGCTGGTACTGTTGGCCAAACTGTGGCTTACCCTCTTGATGTGATTCGCCGAAGAATGCAAATGGTGGGATGGAAAGATGCTGCACCAGTTGTCGCTGGTGAGGGGAAGAGCATAATGGAGTATAGTGGCATGGTTGATGCATTCAGGAAAACTGTGCATCACGAGGGATTTGGAGCATTATACAAGGGCTTAGTTCCCAATTCGGTGAAG GTGGTCCCTTCCATAGCTATTGCTTTTGTGTCATACGAGATGGTCAAGGACATTCTTGGAGTAGAAGTGAGAATCTCACATTGA
- the LOC137809370 gene encoding probable WRKY transcription factor 41, translated as MESGKSCEQKALMGELIQGLELATKLNEYLNIPSSVETRDSLLQRILSSFDKALLILTQNAPNSNSEEAMQQLTQSLDHEDYEGARKDDQELNQNAKKRKSMSKWTEQVRVKIQDGVEEPLHDGYSWRKYGQKKILTAKHPRSYYRCTFSKTTGCWAKKQVQRSEEDPNVFDISYRGSHICYKGNGAVPSPKSAEMEEEQQGCDSDVQFHFAQSSQERLTNYTNTLSAETDNITPHLFPSFECMTQDNNHHTFFPSLEPENDPFFSTIAQTSLLSPNTPESNYFVSPSFTLHDEFDRVFDKPCPDSDAAGIVLADASTTNSTIFYFNFSLDALGIGAIFPFNRKCN; from the exons ATGGAGAGTGGAAAAAGTTGTGAGCAGAAAGCACTGATGGGTGAGCTAATTCAGGGGTTGGAGTTGGCAACAAAGTTGAATGAATACTTGAATATACCCTCTTCGGTTGAGACTAGGGACTCACTACTGCAGAGGATATTGTCTTCTTTTGACAAGGCTTTGCTTATTCTAACACAGAATGCACCAAATTCAAACTCAGAAGAAGCCATGCAGCAACTAACTCAAAGTCTTGATCATGAGGACTATGAAGGTGCCCGCAAGGATGATCAAGAACTAAATCAAAATGCAAAGAAAAG AAAGAGTATGTCCAAATGGACGGAACAGGTTAGAGTGAAGATCCAAGATGGGGTTGAAGAGCCTCTCCACGATGGTTACAGCTGGAGAAAATACGGACAGAAAAAGATCCTCACTGCAAAACATCCCAG AAGCTACTATAGGTGCACATTTAGCAAAACTACGGGCTGCTGGGCGAAGAAGCAAGTGCAGAGATCAGAAGAAGACCCCAATGTCTTTGACATCAGTTACCGAGGAAGCCACATCTGTTATAAGGGAAATGGTGCCGTTCCATCACCAAAATCAGCAGAAATGGAAGAGGAACAGCAAGGTTGTGATAGTGACGTTCAGTTTCATTTTGCACAGTCATCGCAAGAAAGGCTCACAAACTACACAAACACGTTGTCTGCAGAAACGGATAACATAACGCCACATCTATTCCCTTCTTTTGAATGCatgacacaagataacaaccACCACACCTTTTTTCCTTCCTTGGAACCAGAGAATGATCCCTTTTTCAGCACCATTGCTCAAACATCCTTGTTATCTCCGAACACTCCTGAATCAAATTACTTTGTGTCTCCGTCTTTCACCCTACATGATGAATTCGACAGGGTCTTTGACAAGCCGTGCCCTGATTCTGATGCTGCTGGGATCGTTTTAGCTGATGCATCAACCACCAATTCTacaattttttactttaatttctcactcGATGCACTGGGAATTGGTGCAATTTTTCCCTTCAATCGTAAGTGCAATTGA
- the LOC137809368 gene encoding uncharacterized protein, whose product MAEGSNGFIIPWKCLKDREVSPAKTVYVKSGQKKTFAKALGTTCDIPSSKLPTPYIKGDMIVVRIDETEYLAGLEDCKTHLHGRVILSKGDKLFTHLNLTKKLQPVWKALGPWKEIPLGKGFYEFEFASLKDMRWVLGMGSLKLSPGFLRLFAWTKDFVPTTMKSTKTQAWVIYSLPLEYWRPHVIFSIIKCLGTPLVLDENTMRKKMGMFARVLVDIDMLSPLPDHLWVERSDFTFVAGVEYEWLPPFCSHCKVIGHELAQCRVIHDQGRAPRSQHKSSHKIIYDERDQGMTEVPKQRKEYRKKDSQPKHVEGYTDKLTINASVGAKGGSLLGYIALDKPGGVEDDFADMPSLEDASDHESRQGLPTHTSDFPETGTLRNSPALMQAKGSNHVERVKSPVHITIISNTPIDGHHEEVSAIVTVPSPSLVLKNHFSSLDGLDTTDVGSDPYIGTSSAIVEPQKAKSSADVKALSLVLQNHFSSLDGLENTNVLSKFWVDPNEMEEDDSDTGEEIVCTKRKLGRPPKKNGVYGATTYVARRVLWRDLSSFIGPWCIMGDFSVVLSADDCKGGVAPNQGLLLGIQQTLETVSMSDIDGLLCQERIAKEELDQALHCQYLFWKERAKMLWFKDGDRNTVFFHTVVKRRNNSSGIHRLRIDNVVTEEHILHFYKTLYAESISHDQDANNMEDFIGTCTVPYPGVDKVKVKVNNVVFNLNGNSAPGPDDFGGVFYHSCWDIIGTDGAKSIKDYRPIVVANFKFKIISKILADRLALVAAIIISPNQYGFVQGRQIQDCIIIASEAINLLSKKRKFLVEVSQSL is encoded by the exons ATGGCGGAGGGTTCTAATGGTTTCATCATCCCATGGAAGTGTTTGAAGGATAGGGAAGTATCTCCTGCGAAGACTGTATATGTTAAGTCTGGACAAAAGAAAACTTTTGCTAAGGCTTTGGGAACTACATGTGATATTCCTTCGTCCAAGTTACCCACTCCTTATATTAAGGGAGACATGATTGTGGTCCGGATCGATGAAACAGAATACTTGGCTGGCCTTGAGGATTGCAAGACTCATTTACATGGTCGGGTTATTCTTTCTAAGGGAGATAAACTTTTCACACACCTAAACttaactaaaaagttgcagcCGGTGTGGAAGGCTCTTGGACCGTGGAAAGAAATTCCTCTTGGGAAgggtttttatgagtttgagttcgctTCTTTAAAAGACATGCGGTGGGTTCTCGGGATGGGTTCCTTGAAGTTATCTCCGGGTTTCTTGAGACTTTTTGCCTGGACAAAAGATTTTGTTCCAACTACCATGAAGAGTACAAAAACTCAGGCTTGGGTTATCTATAGTTTGCCTTTGGAGTATTGGAGGCCACATGTGATTTTTTCAATCATAAAATGTCTTGGTACTCCTTTGGTTTTGGATGAGAATACTATGAGAAAGAAAATGGGTATGTTTGCTAGAGTGCTGGTGGATATTGATATGTTGTCTCCTCTTCCTGATCATCTCTGGGTTGAACGCTCAGACTTTACCTTTGTAGCtggtgtggaatatgaatggctccctCCTTTTTGTTCTCACTGTAAGGTGATAGGCCATGAGCTTGCTCAGTGCCGAGTGATTCATGATCAGGGTCGTGCTCCTAGGTCTCAACATAAATCTTCTCATAAGATAATTTATGATGAACGAGATCAGGGGATGACTGAGGTCCCAAAACAACGTAAAGAGTATCGTAAAAAAGATTCGCAGCCGAAGCACGTGGAAGGTTACACTGATAAATTGACCATTAATGCTTCTGTCGGAGCTAAAGGAGGGTCACTCTTGGGTTATATTGCTCTTGATAAACCAGGTGGAGTGGAGGACGATTTTGCTGATATGCCTTCTCTTGAAGATGCCTCGGATCATGAATCCAGGCAGGGATTGCCCACTCACACTTCAGATTTCCCAGAAACGGGGACGCTAAGGAATTCACCTGCCCTTATGCAAGCCAAGGGCTCCAATCATGTGGAG CGGGTTAAATCACCTGTTCATATTACAATCATATCCAATACTCCAATTGATGGTCATCATGAGGAGGTCTCTGCTATTGTGACTGTACCATCCCCGTCGTTGGTGTTAAAAAATCACTTCTCCTCTCTTGATGGTTTAGACACTACTGATGTGGGAAGTGATCCTTATATTGGTACGTCTAGTGCCATTGTTGAACCTCAAAAGGCTAAATCTTCTGCGGATGTTAAAGCACTATCCTTGGTCCtgcaaaatcacttttcctctcttgatggtttggaaaatacaaatgttctttcaaaattttgggttgaTCCCAACGAGATGGAGGAGGATGACAGTGATACTGGGGAGGAAATAGTTTGCACTAAAAGAAAACTAGGGAGACCACCTAAGAAGAATG gtgtttatggtgctacCACATACGTGGCTAGACGGgttttgtggagggatcttagttccTTCATAGGGCCTTGGTGTATTATGGGTGATTTTAGTGTTGTGCTCTCGGCAGATGACTGTAAAGGAggggtggctcctaatcaa GGTCTTCTGCTTGGTATTCAACAAACCTTAGAGACTGTTAGTATGTCTGATATTGATGGGCTTCTCTGTCAAGAAAGGATcgctaaggaggagcttgatcaggctcttcactgtcaatatttgttttggaaagaaagggctaaaATGCTTTGGTTTAAAGATGGGGATAGAAATACTGTTTTTTTCCATACTGTGGTCAAGAGGAGgaataattctagtgggattcatcgtctacgaATTGATAATGTTGTTACTGAGGAACATATTTTGCACTTTTATAAAACTCTTTATGCCGAGTCTATTTCTCATGATCAGGATGCAAacaatatggaagattttattggtacttgtaccgtcccgtatccgggcgtagacaaagtcaaggtcaaagtcaac aatgttgtttttaaccttaatggtaatagtgctcctggtcctgatgactttggtggtgttttttatcattcttgttgggatattattgggacagat ggtGCTAAATCtattaaagattacaggccgattgttgttgctaattttaaatttaagattatttccaagattttggcaGATCGGCTTGCTCTTGTGGCTGCCATaattatttctcctaatcagtatgggtttgtgcagggcAGACAGATTCAAGATTGTATTAttattgcttctgaagctattaacttgctttctaaaaag aggaagttcttagtagaggtctctcaaagcttgtga
- the LOC137809700 gene encoding COP1-interactive protein 1-like has protein sequence MLLTDMETDLSRIAKLIKNEDGTSKKEKEKELGWLVEDFYTQYQSLYSLYGRLTGEYVKSGHRMSSVSSSSSSESEYFSSEEADANSDINDSNQKPFPRETERSLELLLKTQASNEFEEQFKRNPELQVESQAREDKQNAYLQRRVLQLELFLKESKGTVSVLQAKLKTNEDHAASKISELMARIHKLEQEAKSLRTQKGKKKEKVRRKKKDFDDQINAMQQMLDSLSNRNKELEEQLERTRAEVSQLCSARVEILEEDLAEEKEGFLARIKDLELEVESRYRKQRELEDRNNELERAVAEIGAEHKRAEIGSKNMKLCQQLSERKMERTIQMLNHRIHEAEQLKNENKESHKRAEQRYEEEKRILRERIARYEEELRVRASTASAPIEVDIKGLELGAEALDLAAGKLEEHRERVAKMVGEVEFAKDWIRQRNGEVKEVKEKVEGLKVLLSEKEEKELKLKEMLWKLEAMVSKEGGEKLNLMKSVRQLERKVEKLERVVKEKDGELVGLGEKKREAIRQLCLLVEFHRNRYLYLKDCQRERRFGSRKPFSIFL, from the coding sequence ATGTTGTTGACAGATATGGAAACCGACCTGAGTAGAATCGCAAAGCTTATTAAAAACGAAGATGGAACCtcgaagaaagagaaagagaaagagctTGGGTGGCTGGTGGAGGATTTCTACACTCAGTACCAGTCACTGTACTCATTGTATGGTCGTCTCACCGGAGAGTACGTGAAATCAGGTCATAGGATGTCCTCAGTGTCTTCTTCCTCCAGCTCGGAGTCTGAGTACTTTTCCTCCGAGGAAGCAGATGCTAATTCAGACATCAACGATTCAAACCAAAAACCTTTCCCCAGAGAAACGGAACGTTCTCTCGAACTACTTCTCAAGACTCAGGCATCCAACGAGTTTGAGGAACAGTTCAAAAGGAATCCAGAACTTCAAGTTGAAAGCCAAGCACGTGAAGATAAACAAAACGCTTATTTGCAGAGACGAGTTTTGCAGCTTGAACTGTTTCTGAAAGAGAGCAAAGGAACAGTGTCTGTGTTGCAAGCAAAACTCAAAACCAACGAGGATCATGCAGCGTCCAAAATTTCTGAACTGATGGCACGGATACACAAGCTCGAGCAAGAGGCAAAGTCTCTTCGGACGcagaaagggaaaaagaaagagaaggtTAGACGCAAGAAGAAGGACTTCGATGACCAGATTAATGCCATGCAACAGATGTTGGATTCCTTGAGCAATCGTAACAAAGAGTTGGAAGAACAATTGGAAAGAACAAGAGCAGAAGTTTCGCAATTATGCTCTGCTCGGGTTGAAATTCTTGAGGAGGATTTGGCTGAAGAAAAGGAGGGTTTTCTTGCAAGGATAAAGGACCTGGAACTGGAAGTGGAATCTCGATATAGGAAACAGAGGGAATTGGAGGATAGAAACAATGAACTAGAAAGAGCAGTGGCAGAAATAGGTGCAGAACACAAACGAGCCGAAATTGGGTCCAAGAATATGAAGTTGTGTCAGCAACTATCAGAAAGGAAAATGGAAAGAACAATTCAAATGTTGAACCATAGAATCCATGAGGCAGAACAGCTGAAGAATGAAAACAAAGAGAGTCACAAAAGGGCAGAGCAAAGATACGAGGAAGAGAAGAGAATCCTTAGGGAGAGAATTGCTAGGTACGAAGAGGAACTAAGAGTGAGGGCAAGCACAGCGTCGGCACCAATAGAGGTTGATATAAAGGGGTTGGAATTGGGTGCAGAAGCACTAGATTTGGCTGCAGGGAAGCTTGAGGAGCACAGAGAGCGTGTGGCTAAAATGGTGGGGGAAGTTGAGTTTGCTAAGGATTGGATAAGACAAAGAAATGGTGAAGTGAAAGAGGTGAAAGAGAAGGTAGAAGGGCTTAAGGTGTTGTTGAgtgagaaagaagagaaagagttGAAATTGAAAGAGATGTTGTGGAAGTTGGAAGCGATGGTGAGCAAAGAAGGAGGGGAGAAGCTGAATCTGATGAAATCAGTGAGGCAGCTTGAAAGGAAAGTGGAAAAGTTGGAAAGGGTTGTGAAAGAGAAAGATGGTGAGTTGGTTGGGCTTGGGGAGAAGAAGAGGGAAGCAATAAGGCAACTTTGTTTGCTGGTTGAGTTTCATCGCAATCGCTACCTCTATCTAAAGGATTgtcaaagagaaagaagattTGGTAGCAGGAAACCATtctctatttttctttaa
- the LOC137809369 gene encoding uncharacterized protein: protein MAQTINKVPVREKHLATKSSSSYRTNLWDCGSTLYDSFELNSFQRQLHSAIVNSSITRTLSMPHLPERSLHAPPHQPPPPSIAMSRKSFNFSRSFHRLIRSVFKSNNKSTTTTTTGFEFPSAGEILQKELLRGL, encoded by the coding sequence ATGGCTCAAACAATAAACAAGGTTCCCGTTAGGGAGAAACATTTAGCGACAAAATCGTCATCCTCGTATCGTACCAATCTTTGGGACTGTGGCAGCACGCTCTATGACTCGTTTGAGCTCAACTCCTTCCAACGCCAACTCCACTCCGCTATAGTTAATTCCTCCATAACAAGAACCCTTTCCATGCCTCACTTACCGGAGCGTTCACTTCACGCGCCGCCACACCAGCCTCCTCCACCTTCCATCGCCATGTCACGAAAGTCCTTCAACTTCTCCCGCTCCTTTCACAGACTCATTCGTTCCGTTTTCAAGTCCAACAATAaatccaccaccaccaccaccactggtTTTGAGTTTCCAAGTGCCGGAGAAATACTCCAAAAAGAGCTTCTACGTGGTTTATGA